One genomic region from Epinephelus fuscoguttatus linkage group LG6, E.fuscoguttatus.final_Chr_v1 encodes:
- the LOC125890567 gene encoding E3 ubiquitin-protein ligase NEURL3 — protein sequence MVKESSNGNSDIGSETSHRCGLSCLGPLTFHPRVVGDMVRLSQGCRLAEKTKNTFKNGLVFSSRPVKIQERIRLRVEKDSFNWHGALRVGFTTVPPSARSLPLPLMAIPNLTDTQGHWAAPVHESLCKAGSELEFWVSAGGNLYVTGNNSEEHKLLTGVDLSQPLWAMIDIYGQTCSVFLLGSEKRNLFRTRRSCPAPERLTSPDVDSHYSLTSDVSSLCGSSDESISCLDMDEGEGSGCVVCMEKQARITLPCGHRCLCNQCASRVFQQFGTCPLCRHKIRAPSEEGRCVSGLL from the exons ATGGTGAAGGAGAGCAGCAACGGGAACTCTG ATATTGGATCAGAGACGTCACACAGGTGCGGCCTGTCCTGCCTCGGTCCTCTGACCTTCCACCCCCGTGTTGTGGGGGACATGGTCCGCCTCAGCCAGGGGTGTCGCCTGGCAGAGAAGACGAAGAACACATTTAAGAATGGCCTGGTGTTCAGCAGCCGCCCGGTGAAGATCCAGGAGAGGATTCGTCTGAGGGTGGAGAAAGATTCATTCAACTGGCATGGAGCTCTGCGTGTGGGCttcaccactgtgccgccctcaGCCAGATCTCTGCCTCTGCCCCTCATGGCCATCCCCAACCTCACTGACACCCAGGGGCACTGGGCCGCTCCTGTGCACGAATCCCTCTGCAAAGCAGGTTCAGAGTTGGAGTTCTGGGTCTCTGCTGGGGGCAATTTATACGTCACAGGCAACAACAGTGAAGAGCACAAGCTACTAACAGGAGTGGATCTCAGCCAGCCACTGTGGGCCATGATAGACATCTACGGACAGACATGCTCCGTTTTCCTCCTGG GTTCAGAGAAAAGAAATCTGTTTCGCACCAGACGGTCCTGTCCTGCACCTGAACGCCTCACCTCACCTGATGTTGACAGCCACTACAGTTTGACATCTGATGTCTCGAGCCTCTGTGGAAGCAGTGATGAAAGCATCTCCTGTCTTGACATGGACGAAG GTGAAGGCAGCGGCTGTGTGGTGTGCATGGAAAAACAGGCCAGAATCACTCTGCCTTGTGGCCACCGGTGTTTGTGTAACCAGTGTGCCTCCAGGGTCTTCCAGCAGTTTGGCACTTGCCCGCTGTGCAGACACAAGATCAGAGCTCCATCAGAGGAGGGGAGGTGTGTCTCAGGGCTGCTCTGA
- the LOC125890568 gene encoding E3 ubiquitin-protein ligase NEURL3-like: MVKESGNGNSDIGSETSHRCGLSCLGPLTFHPRVVGDMVRLSQGCRLAEKTKNTFKNGLVFSSRPVKIQERIRLRVEKDSFNWHGALRVGFTTVPPSARSLPLPLMAIPNLTDTQGHWAAPVHESLCKAGSELEFWVSAGGIVYATGNNSEEHKLLTGVDLRQPLWAMIDIYGQTCSVFLLGSEKRDLFRTRRSCPAPERLTSPDVDSHYSLTSDVSSLCGSSDESISCLDMDEGEGSGCVVCMEKQARITLPCGHRCLCNQCYSRVFQQFGTCPLCRHKIRAPSEEGRCVSGLL; this comes from the exons ATGGTGAAGGAGAGCGGCAACGGGAACTCTG ATATTGGATCAGAGACGTCACACAGGTGCGGCCTGTCCTGCCTCGGTCCTCTGACCTTCCACCCCCGTGTTGTGGGGGACATGGTCCGCCTCAGCCAGGGGTGTCGCCTGGCAGAGAAGACGAAGAACACATTTAAGAATGGCCTGGTGTTCAGCAGCCGCCCAGTGAAGATCCAGGAGAGGATTCGTCTGAGGGTGGAGAAAGATTCATTCAACTGGCATGGAGCTCTGCGTGTGGGCttcaccactgtgccgccctcaGCCAGATCTCTGCCTCTGCCCCTCATGGCCATCCCCAACCTCACTGACACCCAGGGGCACTGGGCCGCTCCTGTGCACGAATCCCTCTGCAAAGCAGGTTCAGAGTTGGAGTTCTGGGTCTCTGCTGGAGGCATTGTATACGCCACAGGCAACAACAGTGAAGAGCACAAGCTACTAACAGGAGTGGATCTCAGGCAGCCACTGTGGGCCATGATAGACATCTACGGACAGACATGCTCTGTTTTCCTCCTGG GTTCAGAGAAGAGAGATCTGTTTCGCACCAGACGGTCCTGTCCTGCACCTGAACGCCTCACCTCACCTGATGTTGACAGCCACTACAGTTTGACATCTGATGTCTCGAGCCTCTGTGGAAGCAGTGATGAAAGCATCTCCTGTCTTGACATGGACGAAG GTGAAGGCAGCGGCTGTGTGGTGTGCATGGAAAAACAGGCCAGAATCACTCTGCCTTGTGGCCACCGGTGTTTGTGTAACCAGTGCTACTCCAGGGTCTTCCAGCAGTTTGGCACTTGCCCGCTGTGCAGACACAAGATCAGAGCTCCATCAGAGGAGGGGAGGTGTGTCTCAGGGCTGCTCTGA
- the nkx6.3 gene encoding homeobox protein Nkx-6.3 — MDPNIQGSFLFNNSLNQFPSELKAPVCQYSVPNSFYKLNPGLNSQLQAGTPHGISDILSRSMMGSTGTTTLLSGYSTMGGFSPSVTSTSMYYNRDYNSSLGGFSKPGAECPMKGRSVSCWAESGCDWRGGRQQCTNSSGHLGEMSGRKKHTRPTFSGHQIFALEKTFEQTKYLAGPERARLAYSLGMTESQVKVWFQNRRTKWRKKSATEPSSTQASLAGQGGEASENEVEDEEYNKPLDPDSDDDKIRLLLRKHRRAFSVLRLGPHHV, encoded by the exons ATGGATCCAAACATCCAGGGGTCCTTCCTGTTCAACAACAGCCTGAACCAATTCCCCTCGGAACTCAAGGCACCAGTGTGCCAGTACTCAGTGCCCAACTCTTTCTACAAGCTCAACCCGGGCCTGAACAGCCAGCTGCAGGCAGGGACGCCCCACGGCATCAGCGACATCCTGAGCCGCTCCATGATGGGCTCCACGGGCACCACCACCCTGCTGTCCGGATACTCCACCATGGGGGGGTTCAGCCCCTCCGTCACCAGCACGTCCATGTACTATAACCGAGACTACAACTCTTCCCTGGGCGGCTTCTCCAAGCCCGGCGCCGAGTGCCCCATGAAGGGTCGCAGTGTGAGCTGCTGGGCGGAGAGCGGCTGTgactggagaggagggaggcagCAGTGCACCAACA GTAGTGGTCATCTGGGGGAGATGTCAGGCAGGAAGAAACACACCAGACCAACATTTAGTGGACATCAGATATTTGCCCTGGAGAAAACATTTGAGCAGACCAAGTACCTGGCCGGGCCTGAGAGAGCGCGACTGGCTTATTCTCTGGGCATGACTGAGTCACAAGTCAAG GTGTGGTTTCAGAACCGACGCACCAAGTGGAGGAAGAAGAGCGCCACAGAGCCGAGCTCCACGCAGGCCAGCCTGGCGGGGCAGGGCGGCGAGGCCTCGGAGAACGAGGTGGAGGACGAGGAGTACAACAAGCCTCTGGACCCCGACTCTGACGACGATAAGATCCGACTGCTGCTGCGCAAACACCGCAGGGCTTTCTCCGTCCTGCGTCTCGGGCCACACCACGTCTGA